One window of the Acaryochloris sp. CCMEE 5410 genome contains the following:
- a CDS encoding CHAT domain-containing protein, whose amino-acid sequence MTQLFKTPFRLIHLGLLTVAMTLSVAGRSMAQTPLDPPITPGTPGTPGTPPTSQSDVNMTGQSDANTDVNPGFEDPPADTPFINGAPTEIARIESSFAGVYASKFGPFYGEAASAEVISQELKKLAKATGTNPALLYVLKTGEGLQLVLVTANLNDSELSRIDQAIQVASSRPIQLGQAAPSTDDLNNPNVTFIKVPEATLDQVSKVSKDFRQQISDPIDFKSKSYLESAQQLYQWMVQPLAAELEKEKIDTIIFSMDAGLRSLPLAALHDGEQFLVEQYNLALIPSFSLTDTRFAPIQGKQVLGMGITQEVEGQSPLPSVAVEIPALTENIWQGSAYLDPDVTLDNLKKFTQQQQFDIIHLATHAEFNPGKIDKSFIQLWDGKLTLKDLREVATQSKWSSTPTVELLVLSACQTALGNTDAELGFTGLAIQSGVKSALGSLWFVSDEGTLGLMTGFYQNLKTAPIKSAALRQAQIAMLQGQVRVTDDAQLVLADGSQIALPTIFAERGEVEFTHPYYWSSFTMVGNWN is encoded by the coding sequence ATGACCCAACTATTTAAAACCCCTTTTCGCCTCATTCATTTAGGGTTGCTGACGGTGGCAATGACCTTAAGCGTTGCTGGGCGGAGTATGGCCCAAACTCCGCTAGATCCACCAATTACCCCTGGTACACCAGGCACGCCAGGCACGCCTCCCACCAGTCAATCCGATGTGAACATGACGGGTCAATCAGACGCCAACACCGACGTCAATCCGGGGTTTGAAGATCCGCCTGCAGATACGCCTTTTATCAACGGTGCCCCCACGGAAATCGCCAGGATTGAAAGCAGCTTTGCAGGGGTTTACGCTTCTAAGTTTGGCCCCTTCTATGGTGAGGCTGCGTCTGCAGAGGTGATTTCCCAGGAGTTAAAAAAACTGGCTAAAGCTACAGGTACCAATCCAGCCTTGCTCTATGTCCTGAAAACGGGAGAGGGACTGCAGCTGGTCTTGGTGACGGCGAACCTCAATGACTCTGAGCTGAGCCGCATTGATCAAGCCATCCAAGTGGCGTCCAGCCGACCGATACAGCTGGGACAGGCGGCTCCGTCTACAGACGATCTCAATAATCCCAACGTAACCTTTATAAAAGTGCCGGAGGCCACCCTAGATCAGGTCTCCAAGGTTTCTAAAGACTTTCGACAGCAGATCAGTGACCCGATTGATTTCAAGTCTAAAAGCTATTTGGAGTCTGCCCAACAGCTCTATCAATGGATGGTTCAGCCCCTAGCTGCCGAGTTAGAAAAGGAAAAGATTGATACCATCATCTTTTCCATGGATGCAGGGTTGCGATCGCTCCCCCTTGCCGCCCTGCACGATGGTGAGCAGTTTTTGGTTGAGCAATATAATTTGGCTTTAATTCCCAGCTTTAGCCTGACAGATACCCGCTTCGCTCCTATCCAAGGTAAGCAGGTTCTGGGCATGGGCATTACCCAGGAAGTAGAAGGCCAATCTCCCTTACCCTCTGTGGCCGTGGAAATTCCCGCTCTCACTGAAAATATTTGGCAAGGATCGGCCTATCTTGATCCAGATGTCACCCTCGACAATCTCAAGAAATTTACCCAGCAACAGCAATTCGACATTATCCACTTGGCGACCCATGCCGAGTTCAACCCCGGCAAGATCGATAAGTCGTTTATCCAGCTGTGGGACGGCAAGCTTACCCTGAAAGACTTGCGCGAGGTTGCGACTCAATCCAAATGGAGTAGCACACCTACCGTAGAACTGCTGGTGCTTAGTGCCTGTCAAACGGCTCTGGGTAATACGGATGCAGAGCTGGGCTTTACAGGCTTAGCGATTCAATCTGGGGTTAAGTCGGCATTAGGAAGTCTGTGGTTTGTCAGCGATGAAGGGACCCTGGGGCTGATGACGGGATTTTATCAGAACTTGAAAACGGCTCCGATCAAGTCCGCGGCCCTGCGACAGGCCCAAATCGCCATGTTGCAGGGACAAGTTCGCGTCACCGATGATGCCCAATTGGTCTTGGCAGATGGCTCACAAATCGCCCTACCCACTATTTTTGCGGAACGGGGGGAAGTGGAGTTTACCCATCCCTACTATTGGTCTTCCTTTACGATGGTGGGCAACTGGAATTGA